The genomic region GCTGACCTTCATCTTATGGCCGCGCGAACCGGTGGTACCGTTGGCGAAGTCCGAATCGGTGAAGGCGCCTACGACGGCATTACGTTGAACGTCGCGGTAGTTGTAGTCCAGGTTGAAACCGAACACCTTGGACTTGGCACCCAGCAACCACGCGGTGTCCTGATCGGTCACAGCATCGTTGTTCTTCACGTACTGGCCGTAGAACGCCAGGGGCACTGCCAGGCCGCCGATATCTGCCTGGGCAAAACCTTCATACAGGCGGAATTCGTTGTTGGCCGAGTTGCCGTTGACCGCCAGCGCGCAAGGCGTGGTGGTGGTTGTGCAGCGGCTGTCCTCGTCATTTTTGTAGGCGTAGACGCTGCCGCCCAAGGTCATTTTCAGGTTGTCGGTAACCGAGAAACGCGTGCCCAACTGGCCGGACGTCAGGCGCAGGTCGTGGCGGAACTGCACGCCGTCGCCGTCGACGTTGTCCTTGAGGTTGTAGTTGCCCAAGCTGCCGAACAGTTCGGCGCTGCTGCCAAGAGGGTATTTGTAGGTGACGGCCAGGCCTTCCGGGTTGATGTCGCTATCCCAAATCACATCGCCCATGTTTACCCATGGCTGGAGCATCTTGCCGCCGATCACGTGCAGGTTCTTGATCTGGTCCGGGTGGTAATCGATGTAGCCCAGGTCCAGCCAGATCGATTTCTTATCGAAGTAGCCGTCTTGGTCCTGGTTGGTAGACCGTGCGTCATCGCCGCCACCCGTGGCGATGCGGATGCCGGTGTCCACCTGCGGGTTGATCTCGGTGTAGGCACCCAGGCGGGCACGGATACGTTGACGGTCCTTGTCACGCCCGCCGTTGTTGGGCTCGCCATCGATCTTGATGGTTTCCTGGCGGAAGCGTACGTCACCCTTGAACTGGGTCTTGGCGGCCCAGGCCAGCTTCTGGTCGAAGCTGCTCAGCTCGTTGGTTTTTTTCGCAGTGGCCGCGATCTGCTCGTTGGTCTCTTGTTGAGCTTGCCGTGCGATCTGCTGTTCTTTCTGGTCCCTGGCCAGCTCTGCTTGCAGTTCGCTGTACTGCGCCGCAGTGATCTGGCCGTTGGCCTTGAGCATGTCGAGCAATTTAGCGTCGACTGCAGCGCTGGCCGGTAGACTCAGGGCCAGCAACAGGCCGCCACACAGGACCGCCGCAGTTTTAGTGGAAGCAAGACGCATATCAATCTCCGAAAGTGAGGAGGGATGGCAAACCATCCAGGACACAACCGACCCATGACGGACGGAAAAAATGTTACCCGGTAGACCCAGGCGCTCTAAAAACTGGCGTCAGTATCGCGACCGTTTATGACGGAGTAGTGGCTAAGTGATTTCATCTAGATGACAAATGGGCTGAGGTTGGAACTATTTATTTCCAAGTCTGTCAGCGTGTTTTCAAGGTGTGCACGGGGTTGCGATAAGCGATACTCGCCAGGCTTTAACGCCAAGAATCAGTGAGGATGCCGATGCCGTTGCAACGCCTGGACAGCCTGTCCGAAATCGCCCCTGAG from Pseudomonas synxantha harbors:
- a CDS encoding putative porin translates to MRLASTKTAAVLCGGLLLALSLPASAAVDAKLLDMLKANGQITAAQYSELQAELARDQKEQQIARQAQQETNEQIAATAKKTNELSSFDQKLAWAAKTQFKGDVRFRQETIKIDGEPNNGGRDKDRQRIRARLGAYTEINPQVDTGIRIATGGGDDARSTNQDQDGYFDKKSIWLDLGYIDYHPDQIKNLHVIGGKMLQPWVNMGDVIWDSDINPEGLAVTYKYPLGSSAELFGSLGNYNLKDNVDGDGVQFRHDLRLTSGQLGTRFSVTDNLKMTLGGSVYAYKNDEDSRCTTTTTPCALAVNGNSANNEFRLYEGFAQADIGGLAVPLAFYGQYVKNNDAVTDQDTAWLLGAKSKVFGFNLDYNYRDVQRNAVVGAFTDSDFANGTTGSRGHKMKVSYDIDKNFALGATYFLTKADYASRTQRDANTNTLQLDAEAKF